The proteins below are encoded in one region of Apium graveolens cultivar Ventura chromosome 4, ASM990537v1, whole genome shotgun sequence:
- the LOC141719645 gene encoding secreted RxLR effector protein 161-like, whose protein sequence is MIFTGNYPGMFDDFKKVMNNKFGMTGIGQISYFLGVEVKQNKDGIFMSQKKYAEQILKKFRMKECKLVSTPAEPSIKLRDDSTKEPVNLMLFKSLIGSLRYLTFTHPDIMYAVGLVSRYIKKPKQDHFMAAKRILRYIEGTLDHGLFYTYSQDSKLVGYSDSDYGGDLDDGKSTSGSTFHIGSAIFSWSSKKQQTVSLSTCEVEYIAAAACAC, encoded by the coding sequence ATGATCTTTACCGGAAATTACCCTGgtatgtttgatgattttaagaaagttatgaATAACAAGTTTGGGATGACAGGTATTGGTCAAATTTCGtactttcttggagtcgaggtGAAGCAAAACAAAGATGGGATTTTTATGTCACAGAAAAAATATGCGGAGCAGATTTTGAAGAAGTTTAGAATGAAGGAATGCAAGTTAGTAAGCACTCCAGCAGAACCGAGCATAAAGCTCAGAGATGATTCAACAAAGGAGCCAGTAAATCTGATGTTGTTCAAAAGTTTGATTGGAAGTCTGAGGTACCTAACTTTTACTCatccagatattatgtatgcagtTGGATTGGTTAGTAGGTACATAAAGAAACCGAAGCAAGATCACTTCATGGCAGCTAAAAGAATTTTGAGGTACATAGAAGGTACACTTGATCATGGTTTATTTTACACATACTCTCAAGATTCAAAATTAGTAGGTTACTCAGACAGTGATTATGGTGGTGACTTGGATGACGGGAAAAGCACTTCGGGTTCCACTTTTCACATTGGTTCTGCAATCTTTTCATGGTCATCGAAGAAGCAACAAACAGTTTCTCTCTCAACATGTGAGGTGGAATATATCGCAGCAGCAGCGTGCGCATGTTAA